Proteins encoded in a region of the Mucispirillum schaedleri ASF457 genome:
- a CDS encoding TolC family protein, whose translation MLRYLILIIAVAFMPLTASALTIDETVTLALDTNNNIKSKQYTVKAKNLAADNAILIFMPSIGVSYNYQYSWQDQTKALNTKTEGDLSTFSAYANLNLFNGLSDLFGYQLARLDRDMAVSDLDAVSYQTILDAQLAFINVLKAKSDLEVAESNLKLLEMQKRDAQISADNGLIAKNDLLQTETYLASAQLQKITAQSAVTRAIQSLEKVMNRKLAPNEELIEPVFMDVTLDSEEALKEKMFANRSDLKKLEQSYEAAKKTENRSLSGVYPTIDASFNYAGYGDSFDPFAGNPGGMDSNMTVGITASWNILSVASASMLSISDKRTRQALAYSIADAKQNMMLDLQTKIESYYTSKAQLAQSIIGVQHAEENYRVTKNLYDQSAATMTELLDASSLLNEAKVAESNARYSVISSVYNLEWVIQEKLPVHDVNQYTPVESPLR comes from the coding sequence AGTAAACAGTATACAGTAAAAGCTAAAAATTTAGCAGCTGATAATGCTATCCTTATTTTTATGCCATCAATTGGTGTTAGTTATAATTATCAATATTCATGGCAAGATCAAACAAAAGCTCTCAATACTAAAACCGAAGGTGATTTATCAACATTCAGTGCTTATGCAAACCTTAACTTATTTAACGGCTTATCTGATTTATTTGGGTATCAGCTGGCAAGGCTTGACAGAGATATGGCAGTTTCTGATTTAGATGCTGTATCTTATCAGACTATTCTTGATGCTCAGCTTGCATTTATTAATGTATTAAAAGCAAAAAGTGATTTAGAAGTGGCAGAAAGCAATTTAAAATTACTTGAAATGCAAAAAAGAGATGCCCAAATCTCTGCTGATAATGGCTTAATTGCAAAAAATGATTTGCTGCAGACTGAAACATATTTAGCTTCTGCACAGCTTCAAAAAATTACTGCACAAAGTGCCGTTACCAGAGCTATACAAAGCCTTGAAAAAGTAATGAATAGAAAGTTAGCTCCAAATGAAGAGCTTATAGAGCCGGTGTTTATGGATGTTACTTTAGATAGTGAAGAAGCATTAAAAGAAAAAATGTTTGCAAATAGAAGTGATTTAAAAAAGTTAGAGCAGTCTTATGAAGCTGCTAAAAAGACAGAAAACCGTTCATTAAGTGGTGTATATCCAACTATTGATGCATCATTTAACTATGCAGGCTATGGTGATTCTTTTGACCCATTTGCAGGAAACCCAGGCGGAATGGATTCTAACATGACTGTTGGAATTACTGCATCATGGAATATTTTATCAGTAGCATCTGCATCAATGCTGTCTATTTCAGATAAAAGAACTCGTCAGGCACTGGCTTATTCTATTGCAGATGCAAAGCAAAATATGATGCTTGATTTACAAACTAAAATAGAAAGTTATTATACATCAAAAGCTCAGCTTGCTCAGTCAATTATAGGTGTGCAGCATGCAGAAGAAAATTACCGTGTTACTAAAAACCTTTATGACCAAAGTGCTGCAACTATGACAGAGCTTTTAGATGCATCATCTTTATTAAATGAAGCAAAAGTTGCAGAATCAAATGCCAGATACAGTGTTATATCATCTGTATATAATTTAGAATGGGTAATACAGGAAAAACTTCCTGTTCATGATGTTAATCAGTATACCCCAGTTGAAAGCCCATTAAGATAA
- a CDS encoding NapC/NirT family cytochrome c — protein sequence MKNLLEKLKAFFSGKNSADKSHAGGSAENNAGEKQPGRFKRLFLNIKAYAKRKPSAFIAIIIGIVFVLLFITYEALHLTSTPQFCGMCHVETETGAGAEYHTWKKNIHAAVDVGCIDCHGKPGFFGYMRAKMGGMYDLFSEIVHSKENKMAILTEGATNKEYAAKLVPNDWCLICHSDDENKRIRENTFMSFFGVKMRKVDAVKNPEFRELNGLRDIYNDEMPNISFSHDNHVNTLGLSCIECHMGVAHGGEFQNRTKMEDCFACHNAEREKNPEINAPENDACSTCHTTVAAMHEGTLLLEEGQEPTPPSMMVDQGVYGAENCSTCHMGGAFDLPTAATCGPTCHGDMDYGFMYDDIRAQFDAVKAPLDKLNMQLYAVVDKMTKEQHAKFNEFKNYYEILANDNSKGIHNDSIYVKAAEKAAAVGNELASSLGIPVAAPEENQE from the coding sequence ATGAAAAATTTACTAGAAAAATTAAAAGCTTTTTTCAGCGGTAAAAATAGTGCTGACAAAAGCCATGCAGGCGGTTCTGCAGAGAATAATGCAGGTGAAAAACAGCCGGGTCGTTTTAAAAGATTATTTTTAAACATTAAAGCTTATGCAAAAAGAAAGCCATCTGCATTTATTGCTATTATCATTGGTATTGTTTTTGTGCTGCTTTTTATTACTTATGAAGCACTTCATTTAACAAGCACTCCACAGTTCTGCGGTATGTGCCATGTGGAAACAGAAACTGGTGCCGGTGCTGAATATCATACATGGAAGAAAAATATACATGCTGCTGTAGATGTTGGCTGCATTGACTGCCACGGCAAACCGGGTTTTTTTGGCTATATGAGAGCTAAAATGGGCGGTATGTATGACTTATTCAGTGAAATAGTTCATTCTAAAGAAAACAAAATGGCTATTTTGACAGAAGGTGCTACAAACAAAGAATATGCTGCAAAACTTGTTCCAAATGACTGGTGTTTAATATGCCACTCTGATGATGAAAATAAACGAATTAGAGAAAATACATTTATGTCTTTCTTTGGTGTGAAAATGCGTAAAGTAGATGCAGTTAAAAACCCAGAATTTAGAGAGCTTAATGGTTTAAGAGATATATATAATGATGAAATGCCAAATATTTCTTTCAGCCATGATAATCATGTTAATACTCTTGGTTTAAGCTGTATAGAATGTCACATGGGTGTTGCTCATGGTGGTGAATTCCAAAACAGAACTAAAATGGAAGACTGCTTTGCATGTCATAATGCAGAAAGAGAGAAAAATCCTGAAATAAATGCTCCAGAAAATGATGCCTGCAGCACCTGCCATACAACAGTTGCTGCTATGCATGAAGGCACATTATTATTAGAAGAAGGGCAGGAGCCAACTCCACCATCAATGATGGTAGACCAGGGGGTATATGGTGCTGAAAACTGTTCTACATGCCACATGGGAGGTGCATTTGATTTACCAACTGCTGCAACCTGCGGACCAACATGCCACGGCGATATGGATTATGGCTTTATGTATGATGATATAAGAGCTCAGTTTGATGCTGTTAAAGCTCCACTTGATAAATTAAATATGCAGCTTTATGCAGTTGTTGATAAAATGACAAAAGAACAGCATGCAAAATTTAATGAATTTAAAAATTATTATGAAATATTAGCTAATGATAATTCAAAAGGTATACATAATGACAGTATCTATGTTAAAGCTGCAGAAAAAGCAGCAGCAGTTGGCAACGAGCTTGCTTCAAGCTTAGGCATCCCTGTAGCTGCTCCAGAAGAAAATCAGGAATAG
- a CDS encoding ankyrin repeat domain-containing protein, with protein MTKDDKKIVRNVILFCIIFSVFFTVYRVSSLLDKKYEDISPQDNNTTAAPPFTSIENNSTPKNYDNIAKAYVLPAADMSLMQENKQAADNNSGIINSLADLNKNDKSIASPYDNLDIMLYEAAIQGDFESVRRYIDMGANINSVDSSGSTIVYRMSLLKNVSMDQMNCFNYLLLKGADVNKENYNGYTPLTAHFSSNLFNKEFLDRLIQNNVEINNPDFDGDTPLHFAVMNNNIEAVEYLLENGANANVKNKDGITPLHIAVKEKNYDITARLLDAGADRNTKDIDGISALDIVKASNDVDLFKLFSITQEDIKKDKLQAELQQALINNISKPAVKAVKENIDKGFYNRPVKQDKGASSIDGKFVGENPTPLIAALYFGYNDIAKALINIGADVNKPNDYPFYSPLMVAAESSNKEMVNLLLNKGADVNYQSKMDGITALNVTNSAEIAEIILKAKADPDISSNAACRSALQMAVINNNYDLAEILLKYGADVNHVDCSEYKPVIANAIDTGNPAIVRLLLNYNAGVNTEVGEDLSTKVIDYAKQKGNKMIIDMINEKLQQSISKKQEVLNKDNSSLLIKNNVKQEDNISINSKINDNISFKENIETKMNKNDNSLSNEIDNIMDDIVSDL; from the coding sequence ATGACAAAAGATGATAAAAAAATAGTCCGCAATGTAATTTTATTTTGTATTATATTTTCAGTATTTTTTACAGTTTACAGGGTATCATCACTACTTGATAAAAAGTATGAGGATATTTCCCCGCAGGATAATAATACTACTGCTGCACCACCTTTTACAAGCATTGAAAATAACAGCACTCCAAAAAATTATGATAATATTGCAAAAGCATATGTTTTGCCAGCAGCTGATATGTCTTTAATGCAGGAAAATAAACAAGCTGCTGATAATAACAGCGGTATAATAAATTCTCTTGCAGATTTAAATAAAAATGATAAATCTATTGCCAGCCCTTATGATAATCTAGATATTATGCTTTATGAAGCAGCCATTCAAGGTGATTTTGAAAGTGTCCGCAGGTATATTGATATGGGAGCAAATATAAATAGTGTAGACAGCAGCGGAAGCACCATAGTTTATAGGATGAGCCTTTTAAAAAATGTATCTATGGACCAGATGAACTGCTTCAATTATCTTTTGTTAAAAGGAGCTGATGTAAATAAGGAAAACTATAACGGCTATACTCCATTAACTGCTCATTTTTCATCAAATCTTTTCAATAAGGAATTTTTAGACAGGCTTATACAAAATAATGTAGAAATCAATAACCCTGATTTTGACGGCGATACTCCGCTTCATTTTGCAGTTATGAATAATAATATAGAAGCTGTAGAATATTTATTAGAAAATGGTGCTAATGCCAATGTAAAAAATAAAGATGGCATTACACCTTTACACATTGCAGTAAAAGAAAAAAATTATGATATTACTGCCAGATTACTAGATGCAGGAGCAGATAGAAACACAAAAGATATTGACGGCATAAGTGCCTTAGATATTGTTAAAGCCAGTAATGATGTAGATTTATTTAAACTTTTCAGCATTACTCAGGAAGATATTAAAAAAGATAAACTGCAGGCAGAGCTGCAGCAGGCACTTATTAATAATATATCTAAACCAGCAGTAAAGGCTGTGAAAGAAAATATAGATAAAGGATTTTATAACAGACCAGTAAAGCAGGATAAGGGTGCATCATCTATTGATGGTAAATTTGTTGGCGAAAATCCAACTCCATTAATAGCGGCTTTATATTTTGGTTATAATGATATTGCAAAAGCTCTTATAAATATAGGGGCAGATGTAAATAAACCTAATGATTATCCTTTTTATTCTCCATTAATGGTAGCAGCAGAAAGCAGTAATAAAGAAATGGTTAATCTGCTGTTAAATAAAGGTGCAGATGTAAATTATCAATCTAAAATGGATGGTATAACTGCATTAAATGTGACAAATAGTGCAGAAATTGCAGAAATTATATTAAAAGCAAAGGCAGACCCTGATATATCATCAAATGCAGCATGTCGTTCTGCACTGCAAATGGCTGTTATTAATAATAATTATGATTTGGCAGAAATACTTTTAAAGTATGGAGCAGATGTAAACCATGTAGACTGTAGTGAATATAAACCAGTTATTGCAAATGCAATAGATACTGGCAACCCTGCAATAGTCAGACTTCTTTTAAATTATAATGCTGGAGTAAATACTGAAGTAGGCGAAGATTTATCAACCAAAGTGATAGATTATGCAAAACAGAAAGGAAATAAAATGATTATAGATATGATTAATGAAAAACTGCAGCAGTCAATATCTAAAAAACAGGAAGTTTTAAATAAAGATAACTCATCATTACTTATTAAAAACAATGTAAAACAGGAAGATAACATATCAATAAACAGTAAAATTAATGATAATATATCATTTAAAGAAAATATTGAAACAAAAATGAACAAAAACGATAACAGCTTATCAAATGAAATAGATAATATTATGGATGATATTGTTAGTGATTTATAG
- a CDS encoding GNAT family N-acetyltransferase, which translates to MDFDNDILVEYYNDVTEDIRYIRETVFVLEQGFSEEFDEIDKKSIHLLVKVNNKRAATARIFKSDNSNAKWTIGRFAVLKEYRGIGLGSFLLKKVEEKIKEQGGRTAELSAQKQAEKFYLSSGYIPMGDIYYDQHAPHIHMEKNID; encoded by the coding sequence ATGGATTTTGATAATGATATACTTGTAGAATATTACAATGATGTAACAGAAGATATAAGATATATTAGAGAAACAGTTTTTGTTTTAGAGCAGGGTTTTTCTGAAGAATTTGATGAAATAGATAAAAAAAGTATACATTTGCTTGTAAAAGTAAATAATAAAAGAGCCGCAACAGCAAGGATATTTAAATCAGATAATAGTAATGCTAAATGGACTATTGGCAGGTTTGCAGTGTTAAAAGAATACAGGGGCATTGGGCTTGGTTCTTTTCTATTGAAAAAAGTAGAAGAAAAGATTAAAGAGCAGGGTGGCAGAACAGCGGAGCTTTCGGCACAAAAACAGGCAGAAAAGTTTTATTTATCTTCAGGCTATATTCCTATGGGAGATATATATTATGACCAGCATGCACCACATATTCATATGGAAAAAAATATAGATTAG
- a CDS encoding tetratricopeptide repeat protein, protein MNTYIIISSIVLIVLLVILILFFINRKSIKMKILEEQAEKGSPETQLALGLMLYSGTQVPVNKEKGCEYIKKAAENGSAQAQYLYSGIVLGADSETAPSKEQLLEAASWIQKAADGGFLTAVITLANMYAEGKILQKDAKKSQHYFLKAAEMGDIQSQLTVAGIYHFSIGMDRTIGYAWYKVAAHNGSEYAVEASEKLFDELSEESKAEAVRKADEYISKYADRKLH, encoded by the coding sequence ATGAATACATATATTATAATATCATCAATAGTGCTGATTGTTCTTCTTGTAATATTGATATTATTTTTTATAAATCGTAAAAGTATTAAAATGAAAATTTTAGAAGAGCAGGCAGAAAAAGGCAGCCCTGAAACTCAGCTTGCTCTGGGGCTTATGCTTTATTCTGGGACACAGGTGCCTGTTAATAAAGAAAAAGGGTGTGAGTATATCAAAAAAGCAGCAGAAAATGGCAGTGCACAGGCACAGTATTTATACAGTGGTATAGTTTTAGGGGCAGACAGCGAAACAGCTCCATCAAAAGAGCAGCTTTTAGAGGCTGCATCATGGATACAAAAGGCAGCAGATGGTGGCTTTTTAACAGCAGTTATCACCCTTGCTAATATGTATGCAGAAGGTAAAATTTTACAAAAAGATGCAAAAAAATCACAGCATTATTTTTTAAAAGCTGCTGAAATGGGAGATATTCAATCACAATTAACAGTTGCAGGTATATACCATTTTAGTATAGGCATGGATAGGACTATTGGTTATGCATGGTATAAGGTTGCTGCACATAATGGCAGTGAATATGCTGTGGAAGCTTCTGAAAAACTTTTTGATGAATTATCTGAAGAAAGCAAAGCAGAAGCAGTAAGGAAAGCTGATGAATATATCAGTAAATATGCAGACAGGAAATTACATTAA
- a CDS encoding GNAT family N-acetyltransferase, with protein sequence MNISVNMQTGNYINYMIQRYIQSDYSPLIEIWKQSVIHTHDFLSKEDYELILSKLPEYFSSVDMYVYRKESRIAAFMGVSGNKMEMLFCHPDYIRQGIGSSMVKYAVQFLNIKYIDVNEQNNKAVEFYKSQGFIVIGRQAHDAFGYNMLHLMYSE encoded by the coding sequence ATGAATATATCAGTAAATATGCAGACAGGAAATTACATTAATTATATGATACAGAGATATATTCAGTCAGATTACAGCCCACTTATAGAAATATGGAAACAGTCAGTAATACATACTCATGATTTTTTATCAAAAGAAGATTATGAATTAATACTCTCAAAACTGCCTGAATATTTCAGCAGTGTAGATATGTATGTATATAGAAAAGAAAGCCGAATAGCTGCTTTTATGGGTGTATCTGGTAATAAAATGGAAATGCTTTTTTGTCATCCTGATTATATCAGGCAGGGCATAGGCTCATCTATGGTTAAATATGCAGTTCAGTTTCTGAATATAAAATATATTGATGTAAACGAACAGAATAATAAAGCAGTAGAATTTTATAAATCGCAGGGCTTTATTGTAATAGGCAGGCAGGCTCATGATGCTTTTGGCTACAACATGCTTCATTTAATGTATAGTGAGTAA
- a CDS encoding M23 family metallopeptidase: MKKIFLAVFIFVSVNIVYAEECSRPVIFPLIAKPVNDTGMEYANYNWRDKAGANQAVYASYRIRENRTKKLIKKSFHASRDLYTDVYNDTGRYSFLSSKNYVVSVSDGEVLSTGRFYAGTYVVTVKHTTCDGRNFIIRYGELDKDSIKVKQGDKVKQGQVIGKPGFLQKKDVNGNIVPIDVIADKVVFMLHLEYFADISSDDVFSKAFSNNRYDRRSDIKDSLELLEEGYNNSFWEQAAK; the protein is encoded by the coding sequence ATGAAAAAAATTTTTTTAGCAGTATTTATTTTTGTTTCTGTAAATATAGTTTATGCAGAAGAATGCAGCCGTCCTGTAATATTTCCATTAATTGCAAAACCTGTAAATGATACAGGCATGGAATATGCAAATTATAACTGGCGGGATAAGGCTGGGGCAAATCAGGCAGTATATGCAAGCTACCGCATTAGAGAAAACCGCACTAAAAAATTAATAAAAAAATCATTCCATGCTTCCCGTGATTTATATACAGATGTGTATAATGATACTGGCAGATACAGTTTTTTAAGTTCTAAAAATTATGTGGTATCAGTATCAGATGGTGAAGTATTAAGCACTGGCAGATTTTATGCAGGCACTTATGTTGTTACAGTTAAACATACAACATGTGATGGCAGAAATTTCATTATCCGCTATGGAGAGCTTGATAAAGACAGTATCAAAGTTAAACAGGGTGATAAAGTAAAACAGGGGCAGGTAATAGGAAAGCCGGGCTTTTTGCAAAAAAAAGATGTTAATGGAAATATTGTTCCAATAGATGTAATTGCAGACAAAGTTGTTTTTATGCTGCATTTAGAATATTTTGCAGATATTTCATCTGATGATGTTTTTTCAAAAGCATTTAGTAATAACAGGTATGACAGGCGAAGTGATATAAAAGACAGTTTAGAGTTACTAGAAGAAGGATATAATAATTCCTTTTGGGAGCAGGCTGCAAAATGA
- the lysC gene encoding Rz1-like lysis system protein LysC, with protein sequence MKEKSKHFFINLYEKAKNYILEKIKDIIKATSDDFAAINIEKGYAVYSLNWWFMKSLKWLIAAILAVLTLFLWGCSSTAVTKYYPVSVPVACSVDIPLMPEYNEDTVITNLNILAYAEKLKSALKICKNGGLND encoded by the coding sequence ATGAAAGAGAAAAGTAAACATTTTTTTATAAATTTATATGAAAAAGCAAAAAATTACATTTTAGAAAAAATAAAAGATATTATTAAAGCAACATCAGATGATTTTGCAGCTATAAATATAGAAAAGGGATATGCAGTATATTCTTTAAACTGGTGGTTCATGAAATCATTAAAGTGGCTTATTGCTGCCATTCTTGCAGTTTTAACATTATTTTTATGGGGCTGCAGCAGCACTGCTGTAACAAAATACTATCCAGTATCAGTGCCTGTTGCATGCAGTGTAGATATACCTTTAATGCCAGAATATAATGAAGATACAGTTATTACAAATTTAAATATATTGGCTTATGCAGAAAAACTTAAATCGGCTTTAAAAATATGTAAAAATGGAGGATTAAATGATTGA
- a CDS encoding M15 family metallopeptidase, translating into MNTLSKKSIQKLNTCHSDLKRLIKTVALEEKCAVICGFRGRYEQEKAYYDGKSKAKWGMSKHNLKPSQAVDVVPLPLDWNNIERFEKLGRKIMQKADELNINIKWGRDFKGLKDYPHFELNTDI; encoded by the coding sequence ATGAATACATTAAGCAAAAAAAGTATACAAAAACTAAACACATGTCATAGTGATTTAAAAAGGCTTATAAAGACGGTGGCATTAGAAGAAAAATGTGCAGTAATATGTGGTTTTCGTGGCAGATATGAGCAGGAAAAAGCATATTATGATGGCAAAAGCAAAGCCAAATGGGGTATGAGTAAGCATAATTTAAAGCCGTCTCAGGCAGTAGATGTGGTGCCGCTGCCACTTGACTGGAATAATATTGAACGATTTGAAAAATTAGGTAGAAAAATTATGCAGAAAGCTGATGAATTAAATATAAATATTAAATGGGGCAGAGATTTTAAAGGTTTAAAAGATTATCCCCATTTTGAATTAAATACAGATATTTGA
- a CDS encoding DUF805 domain-containing protein → MNISQFIGAYKDMLTNYFNFQGRVSRKSFWYATAVNIAVSIVLSIISGILSSILFVFAYIPSLYSLAVLLPSLGYSYRRVQDIDKNGIWCLVPLYNIYLFIQPGTDGTNQFGDKPAEI, encoded by the coding sequence ATGAATATTTCTCAATTTATTGGAGCATATAAAGATATGCTTACAAACTATTTTAATTTTCAAGGTAGAGTATCTCGCAAGTCATTTTGGTATGCAACCGCAGTAAATATTGCAGTATCAATAGTATTATCTATAATAAGCGGTATATTATCAAGTATTTTGTTTGTTTTTGCTTATATACCATCATTATACTCTCTTGCTGTTCTTTTGCCTTCATTGGGATATTCTTATAGAAGAGTGCAGGATATAGATAAAAATGGAATTTGGTGTTTAGTGCCTTTATATAATATTTATTTGTTTATCCAGCCTGGAACAGACGGAACAAACCAATTTGGTGACAAACCTGCTGAAATATAA